One window of the Chryseobacterium sp. CY350 genome contains the following:
- the namA gene encoding NADPH dehydrogenase NamA — protein sequence MLYTPIKFRNVELANRWVMSPMCMYSCENGLANDFHHVHYGSRAQGGTGLIIVEATGVEPRGRITNHCMGIWNDEQAEKLQKIVEFVHKNSDSKIGIQLAHAGRKGSTWENKQISLEEGWETVAPSPIPYHPSERIPHVLSVEEIKDLIKNFKDAAKRAVAAGFDVIEIHGAHGYLVHQFLSPLSNIRTDEYGGSFENRSRFLMEIVDAVNEELNENVALFVRISGTEYAENGWDIEDSVKLAKELKNHSVDLIDVSSGGNIHGAKISVYEGYQVPFSSDVRNQADVKTGAVGLITKVEQAEEILEKGDADLIFIAREILRNPYIAVQGSFEMNEDNFFPHQYLRAKISS from the coding sequence ATGTTATACACTCCGATAAAATTTAGAAATGTAGAACTTGCCAACCGATGGGTAATGTCGCCAATGTGCATGTATTCTTGCGAAAACGGTCTTGCCAATGATTTTCATCATGTACATTACGGAAGTCGCGCTCAGGGCGGAACGGGTTTGATCATCGTAGAAGCAACAGGAGTAGAACCTCGTGGCAGAATTACCAATCACTGTATGGGAATCTGGAATGATGAACAGGCCGAAAAACTTCAGAAAATTGTGGAATTTGTTCACAAAAATTCAGATTCGAAAATAGGAATTCAGTTGGCTCATGCAGGAAGAAAAGGTTCGACCTGGGAAAATAAACAGATTTCTCTGGAAGAAGGTTGGGAAACTGTAGCACCAAGCCCGATTCCGTATCATCCTAGTGAAAGAATTCCGCATGTACTGTCTGTAGAAGAAATCAAAGATTTAATTAAAAATTTTAAGGACGCTGCAAAAAGAGCGGTCGCTGCCGGTTTTGATGTTATCGAAATTCATGGCGCACACGGATATCTTGTGCATCAGTTTTTGTCTCCCCTTTCAAATATCAGAACCGACGAGTATGGTGGAAGTTTTGAAAACAGAAGTAGATTTTTGATGGAGATTGTAGATGCAGTAAATGAAGAACTGAATGAAAATGTAGCCCTTTTTGTAAGAATTTCCGGGACCGAATATGCTGAAAATGGCTGGGATATTGAAGACAGCGTAAAGTTGGCAAAGGAATTAAAAAATCATTCTGTAGACTTAATAGACGTTTCCAGCGGTGGTAATATTCACGGCGCGAAAATTTCTGTTTATGAAGGATATCAGGTTCCTTTTTCTTCAGATGTCAGAAATCAGGCTGATGTAAAAACAGGAGCTGTAGGTTTAATTACTAAAGTAGAACAGGCCGAAGAGATTCTTGAAAAAGGTGATGCCGATTTGATTTTTATAGCGAGAGAAATTTTGAGAAATCCGTATATTGCAGTTCAGGGATCTTTTGAGATGAATGAAGATAATTTTTTTCCGCATCAATACCTTAGAGCGAAAATTTCTTCTTAA
- a CDS encoding CCC motif membrane protein yields the protein MNQQKLPNATAVLVLGIVSIVSCCCYGIPGLITGIIGLVLYKKDNDLYQQNPTLYSDYNNLKTGRILSIIGIVLSVLYILYLIFAIAFIGFDALSDPELMQERIRDLQN from the coding sequence ATGAATCAACAAAAATTACCTAATGCCACTGCGGTACTCGTTTTAGGAATTGTTTCAATCGTCTCATGCTGTTGTTACGGTATTCCGGGACTTATCACCGGGATTATCGGTCTTGTACTTTATAAGAAAGACAATGATCTGTATCAGCAAAACCCAACTTTGTATTCAGACTACAATAATTTGAAAACTGGTAGAATATTAAGTATTATTGGTATCGTATTGAGCGTACTGTATATTTTATATCTAATATTTGCGATTGCATTTATAGGATTTGATGCGCTTTCAGATCCGGAATTAATGCAGGAAAGAATCAGAGATCTGCAAAATTAA
- a CDS encoding DUF2752 domain-containing protein, whose protein sequence is MKIEDFMLPCPTKKFLGIECFGCGTQRAIVLVFEGKFTEAFHMFPAVYTLLLFFGFVIINFIDRKRSYGQVLIFLAIINSLIMVFSYFYKHFF, encoded by the coding sequence ATGAAGATTGAAGACTTTATGCTGCCCTGTCCTACAAAAAAATTCTTAGGAATAGAATGTTTCGGATGTGGCACTCAGAGAGCAATCGTATTGGTTTTTGAGGGGAAATTTACAGAAGCTTTTCATATGTTTCCGGCGGTCTACACTTTACTCCTGTTTTTTGGTTTTGTGATCATCAATTTTATCGACAGAAAAAGAAGTTACGGTCAGGTGTTAATATTTTTAGCAATAATTAACTCACTAATCATGGTATTTTCTTATTTTTATAAACATTTTTTTTAA
- the polA gene encoding DNA polymerase I, with translation MDATQDKRLFLIDAYAMIFRGYHAMSKNQRYTSSGMETTAIFGFMNSLIELIRKEKPTHLAVIFDVGQASIRTNDYADYKANRSETPEAIKFAIPYIHRILEAMHVPSLGVEGYEADDVIGTIACKAEKENYTSFIVSGDKDFAQLVTDKIKLYKPGFRGGEISILGVEEVKARYGIEHPKQVIDFLAMMGDSSDNIPGLEGVGEKTAMKFLKEYGSIENLLANTHQLKGKIKEKIEASAERGILSKKLATIICDAPVEFHQEQYDLETPDFEKVKEIFDEIEFRRLYENLYRAFAPAETFTVKTTVVEKDGVVITETEVSTETPQQKVARNVGQLDLFATFEELDQATSTKETIIENDHLYQFVDNPKAQKILVQNLLKQKAVCFDTETTSLNELEAELVGMSFSYKKGLAYYVPLSEDQGEVLQTLEIFRPFFEKEDLLKIAHNLKFDYKVLKQYEITVKGAMFDTMIAHYLLNPDGRHGMDYLSEVYLNYKPVSIETIIGKKGKNQGNFRDADLRTQTDYAAEDADVTFQLYELFAPQLKKENLEDLFYNIEMPLMEVLAKMELEGISLDEKWLAQESIDLENDLRQLESKIFEISGEEFNMNSPRQLGDVLFDKMQLDPKAKKTKTGQYATSEDVLQKLSSKHEIIQHILEYRTYQKLKSTYVDALPSQIDKDDQRVHTNFSQTTAATGRLASVNPNLQNIPIRTLRGQQIRGAFVSAEGKKIISADYSQIELRLIAEISGEDNMIKAFQDGEDIHASTAAKLFNIPLEEVSKTQRGQAKTVNFGILYGQGAFALAEQTGLSRSEAKQMIEAYYETYPKLKEYMAEQVKRAREIGYVETILGRKRHLKDINSGNFVVRAHAERNAVNAPIQGSAADVVKMAMIKIQKELEKEKLQTKMLLQVHDELIFESPIDEVEVATHIIKNEMENAIETQVPLLVEVGVGKNWLEAH, from the coding sequence ATGGACGCAACACAGGACAAAAGGCTTTTTTTGATCGATGCTTATGCAATGATTTTCAGAGGATATCACGCAATGTCAAAAAACCAAAGATATACCAGTTCCGGAATGGAGACAACAGCTATTTTTGGTTTTATGAATTCCTTGATCGAGCTCATTAGAAAAGAAAAACCGACTCATTTAGCAGTAATTTTTGATGTTGGCCAGGCAAGTATTCGTACTAATGATTATGCTGATTATAAAGCTAATCGAAGTGAAACACCTGAAGCAATTAAATTTGCCATTCCATATATTCATCGTATTTTGGAAGCGATGCACGTCCCAAGTTTGGGTGTAGAAGGCTATGAAGCTGATGATGTCATAGGAACAATTGCCTGTAAAGCAGAAAAAGAAAATTATACAAGTTTTATTGTAAGTGGAGATAAAGATTTTGCTCAGCTGGTTACTGACAAAATTAAACTTTACAAGCCAGGTTTCAGAGGTGGTGAAATTTCGATTTTAGGAGTCGAAGAAGTAAAGGCGAGATATGGAATTGAACATCCAAAACAAGTGATTGATTTTCTTGCAATGATGGGTGACTCATCAGACAATATTCCCGGTTTAGAAGGAGTTGGCGAAAAAACAGCCATGAAATTCCTTAAAGAATATGGGAGTATAGAAAATCTTCTGGCAAACACACATCAATTAAAAGGAAAGATTAAAGAAAAAATAGAAGCATCTGCAGAACGCGGAATATTGTCTAAAAAATTAGCAACAATTATCTGTGATGCTCCCGTAGAATTTCATCAGGAACAATATGATCTTGAAACTCCGGATTTTGAAAAAGTAAAAGAAATTTTTGACGAGATAGAATTCAGAAGACTTTACGAAAATTTGTATCGTGCTTTTGCTCCGGCTGAAACGTTTACTGTAAAAACGACAGTTGTTGAAAAAGACGGCGTAGTAATTACTGAAACCGAAGTTTCCACCGAAACTCCGCAGCAGAAAGTTGCAAGAAATGTTGGCCAGCTTGATCTTTTTGCCACTTTTGAAGAATTGGATCAGGCAACTTCTACCAAAGAAACGATTATAGAAAATGATCATTTGTATCAGTTTGTTGATAATCCCAAAGCGCAGAAAATACTGGTTCAAAACCTTTTAAAGCAAAAAGCGGTCTGTTTTGATACAGAAACAACTTCTCTGAACGAGCTCGAAGCCGAATTGGTCGGGATGAGTTTTTCTTACAAAAAAGGTTTGGCCTATTACGTTCCACTTTCTGAAGATCAGGGGGAAGTATTGCAGACTTTAGAAATTTTCAGGCCATTTTTTGAAAAAGAAGATCTGCTGAAAATAGCTCACAACTTAAAATTCGATTATAAAGTTCTTAAACAATACGAAATCACAGTAAAAGGTGCGATGTTCGATACTATGATTGCGCATTATCTTCTAAATCCTGACGGACGCCACGGAATGGACTATCTTTCAGAGGTTTATTTAAATTACAAACCTGTTTCCATAGAAACCATTATCGGTAAAAAAGGAAAAAATCAAGGGAACTTCAGAGATGCAGATTTAAGAACTCAAACAGATTATGCTGCAGAAGATGCAGATGTAACTTTTCAATTATATGAATTGTTTGCGCCTCAGCTGAAAAAAGAAAACCTCGAGGATCTTTTCTACAACATAGAAATGCCATTGATGGAAGTTTTGGCTAAAATGGAATTGGAAGGAATTTCTCTGGACGAAAAGTGGCTTGCTCAGGAAAGTATCGATCTTGAAAATGATTTAAGACAATTAGAATCCAAAATATTTGAAATCTCCGGTGAAGAATTTAATATGAATTCGCCAAGACAATTGGGCGATGTATTATTTGATAAAATGCAGCTCGACCCGAAAGCCAAAAAAACAAAAACCGGACAGTATGCAACTTCCGAAGATGTTTTACAAAAATTATCTTCAAAACACGAGATAATTCAGCATATATTAGAGTACAGAACCTATCAAAAACTGAAATCAACTTATGTTGACGCTTTACCTTCGCAGATAGACAAAGATGATCAACGTGTTCATACCAATTTCTCGCAAACTACGGCTGCAACAGGTCGTTTGGCGAGTGTGAATCCGAATTTACAGAATATTCCGATTCGTACGTTGAGAGGTCAGCAAATTCGTGGAGCGTTTGTTTCTGCTGAAGGAAAGAAAATTATTTCTGCCGATTATTCTCAGATCGAATTGCGTTTGATTGCCGAAATTTCGGGTGAAGACAATATGATTAAGGCTTTTCAGGATGGTGAAGATATTCATGCTTCTACGGCTGCAAAATTATTTAATATTCCTTTGGAAGAAGTTTCAAAGACTCAACGTGGGCAGGCAAAAACCGTGAATTTTGGAATTTTATATGGTCAGGGAGCTTTTGCTTTGGCAGAACAAACCGGATTATCGAGATCTGAAGCAAAGCAAATGATTGAAGCCTATTATGAAACGTACCCAAAATTGAAAGAATACATGGCTGAGCAAGTGAAAAGAGCCCGTGAAATTGGTTATGTAGAAACTATTTTAGGAAGAAAACGACATTTAAAAGACATCAATTCCGGAAATTTTGTGGTGCGTGCGCATGCCGAAAGAAATGCCGTAAATGCTCCCATTCAGGGAAGTGCGGCTGATGTTGTGAAAATGGCGATGATTAAAATTCAAAAAGAATTAGAGAAAGAAAAACTGCAGACCAAAATGCTTCTTCAGGTACATGACGAATTAATTTTCGAATCTCCGATTGATGAGGTGGAAGTGGCTACACATATCATTAAAAACGAAATGGAAAATGCAATCGAAACGCAAGTTCCTTTATTGGTTGAGGTTGGAGTAGGGAAGAACTGGCTGGAAGCGCATTAG
- a CDS encoding PAAR-like protein, which yields MSKLYVPDGAWLVCSDGMKKQQIKVTSQSTVTIAGGHFKATIDDRPGGNFMCAKMVIAGAIVGAIVGAALVAGSVLSGGALAVAACAAAGAAAGAGVSLIPSICGILLKDWKPYDTNVLTAGKHPLIENSMIPCTLGGNVMILYSEKAADEFTDKVIAETALTVGAIVCVSYLVSGLVIAVGAAGSSVLATYAEFGLASALAQGTGMATVFGTSYLINGIYDEAKDFTGFENYVTGEAFNLNEMPANQEMGEVTDKLYGAATDALGSGKDVANAQTSGYQSVTVNQSTISQNRVFVADSRGNVTSPGTTISNTTISVNNQLPNSSIGNSQSSVNASSTSVRITQSTTTATSTNVNAVQGTQYNNSLRSNASTGVKTTLGGALNGLAINFGIDLMRAASNWALASQISDLNNAMKNEEAAARAKISVIAGKD from the coding sequence ATGAGTAAATTATATGTGCCAGATGGAGCATGGTTGGTGTGCTCTGACGGAATGAAAAAGCAACAGATAAAAGTGACCAGTCAAAGTACAGTCACTATTGCTGGAGGTCATTTTAAAGCAACAATAGATGACAGACCGGGAGGTAATTTTATGTGTGCGAAAATGGTGATCGCCGGTGCAATCGTTGGTGCAATCGTCGGTGCCGCTTTGGTTGCCGGCTCTGTACTGAGTGGCGGTGCTTTGGCGGTTGCAGCTTGTGCTGCTGCAGGCGCGGCAGCGGGAGCAGGAGTATCACTGATCCCTTCTATATGTGGAATTTTACTGAAAGACTGGAAACCTTACGATACCAATGTATTGACCGCAGGAAAACATCCATTAATTGAAAATTCAATGATACCGTGTACTTTAGGCGGTAATGTGATGATTCTCTATTCAGAAAAGGCTGCAGATGAATTTACGGATAAAGTAATTGCAGAAACGGCGTTGACGGTGGGTGCTATTGTCTGTGTATCGTATTTAGTTTCAGGATTAGTTATTGCTGTAGGCGCAGCAGGAAGTTCGGTTCTTGCTACTTATGCTGAGTTTGGTCTTGCATCGGCACTTGCGCAGGGAACAGGTATGGCCACGGTTTTTGGTACTTCTTATTTAATAAATGGTATTTACGATGAGGCCAAAGACTTTACAGGCTTTGAAAATTATGTAACCGGTGAAGCTTTTAATTTAAATGAAATGCCGGCAAATCAGGAGATGGGTGAAGTCACAGACAAATTATACGGTGCCGCTACAGATGCTTTGGGATCCGGAAAAGATGTTGCAAATGCACAAACTTCGGGGTATCAGAGTGTAACCGTTAATCAATCAACCATATCACAAAACAGGGTTTTTGTTGCAGATAGCCGCGGCAATGTCACTTCGCCGGGAACCACAATCAGCAATACGACAATCTCTGTCAATAACCAACTTCCCAATTCAAGTATAGGAAATTCTCAGAGCAGCGTGAATGCTTCAAGCACCAGTGTGAGAATCACTCAAAGTACAACGACGGCAACTTCTACCAACGTGAATGCTGTACAGGGAACTCAATATAATAATTCTTTACGAAGTAATGCGTCAACAGGTGTTAAAACAACTTTGGGCGGTGCACTCAACGGTTTGGCAATCAATTTCGGAATCGATTTAATGCGTGCAGCTTCAAACTGGGCATTGGCTTCACAAATTAGTGACCTGAATAACGCCATGAAAAATGAGGAAGCCGCAGCGAGAGCAAAAATTTCAGTAATCGCTGGAAAAGACTAA
- a CDS encoding immunity 22 family protein, which translates to MNTQILDFWVGNFNSEEQFLQFVEEDDNYYLNEEDDDNYISKFAESQDTVWFDGDLAEYGFENQSKNIYENFSEYSFADQWLPELVHKINLSELKFDINSLIFVSQGQIPKPVSVENDDFSLVYMGGIEFEY; encoded by the coding sequence ATGAATACACAGATCTTAGATTTTTGGGTAGGAAATTTTAATTCGGAAGAACAGTTTTTGCAGTTCGTGGAAGAAGACGACAATTATTATCTGAATGAAGAAGATGACGACAATTACATCTCAAAATTTGCAGAATCGCAGGACACCGTTTGGTTTGATGGAGATTTGGCAGAATATGGTTTTGAAAATCAGAGCAAAAATATTTACGAAAACTTTTCAGAATATTCATTTGCCGATCAATGGCTTCCGGAACTGGTTCACAAAATCAATTTGTCTGAATTAAAATTTGACATAAACTCTTTGATATTTGTCAGTCAGGGACAAATTCCTAAGCCTGTTTCTGTGGAAAATGATGATTTTTCTTTGGTTTATATGGGTGGAATTGAGTTTGAGTATTAA
- the tssD gene encoding type VI secretion system tube protein TssD has translation MADNSRGILKFNGSEGQKLLKLNYSVSRSTDVSGRVASDPSNAIIKLTIEATEKSEILESLLNGKYKPTSGEITFNKSHEEGTLITLNWENGYVIQHEVDFDAVDQNSMLISFIVSAETINYGNSEYKGIWPGV, from the coding sequence ATGGCAGACAATTCAAGAGGAATCTTAAAATTCAACGGTAGCGAAGGGCAAAAATTATTAAAGCTGAATTACAGCGTATCAAGATCTACAGACGTTTCAGGACGAGTAGCATCAGACCCTTCGAACGCAATCATTAAGCTTACAATTGAGGCTACAGAAAAATCTGAAATCTTGGAAAGCTTGCTGAATGGTAAATATAAACCAACTTCTGGTGAAATTACTTTCAACAAATCTCACGAAGAAGGTACGCTCATTACATTAAACTGGGAAAACGGATATGTAATTCAGCATGAGGTAGATTTTGATGCAGTAGATCAAAATTCTATGCTGATCAGCTTTATCGTAAGTGCAGAAACAATCAACTACGGTAATTCTGAATACAAAGGAATCTGGCCGGGAGTTTAA
- a CDS encoding tetratricopeptide repeat protein → MKRVFQIILLIGSVLFFVIIIKYYFFTDNDKKFYKDGWDSYENKQYDLTIFYLNHVDKNKYPDAVAPLGFSYMEKKDYNNAISNLIVAYENGIGKNEGYFDKITNSLGICYMQTGDLKKSKYFLSEAKKQGNPDSEINLKILDSLEQVRNK, encoded by the coding sequence ATGAAAAGAGTATTTCAGATTATCTTATTAATAGGATCAGTATTATTTTTTGTTATCATCATCAAATATTATTTTTTTACAGACAATGATAAGAAATTTTATAAAGATGGTTGGGACTCGTACGAAAATAAGCAGTATGATTTAACTATATTTTACCTTAATCATGTCGATAAAAATAAATATCCAGACGCTGTTGCGCCACTAGGTTTTTCCTACATGGAAAAAAAAGATTACAATAATGCAATTTCTAACCTCATTGTCGCATATGAGAACGGAATCGGTAAAAACGAGGGCTATTTTGATAAGATTACCAACTCATTAGGTATTTGCTATATGCAGACGGGTGATCTCAAAAAATCAAAATATTTTTTATCTGAAGCAAAAAAACAGGGAAATCCCGACAGTGAGATCAATCTGAAAATCTTAGATTCGCTGGAGCAGGTGAGAAATAAATAA
- a CDS encoding YdeI/OmpD-associated family protein: MNATFFQTPQEFRNWLEKNHKTKKELLVGFYKVGTKKPSMTWSESVDQALCFGWIDGVRRSIDEESYSIRFTPRKPTSIWSAINIKKVEELTKAGLMQNAGIEAFKLKKDKKSGIYSHENESVKLSDEYEKQFKTNKKAWKFFENQAPSYKKVTIHWIMSAKQAKTQLSRLEKTISESENEKRVS, translated from the coding sequence ATGAACGCAACTTTCTTCCAGACTCCGCAAGAATTCAGAAATTGGCTTGAAAAAAATCACAAGACAAAAAAAGAATTATTGGTCGGCTTTTATAAAGTCGGAACAAAAAAACCTTCTATGACGTGGTCTGAGTCTGTAGATCAGGCTTTATGCTTTGGCTGGATAGACGGAGTGAGAAGATCAATTGATGAAGAAAGCTACAGCATTCGCTTTACTCCCAGAAAACCGACGAGCATCTGGAGCGCAATCAATATTAAAAAAGTTGAGGAACTCACAAAAGCCGGACTGATGCAAAATGCAGGTATTGAAGCTTTTAAACTCAAAAAAGATAAGAAATCCGGAATCTATTCTCATGAAAATGAAAGCGTAAAACTTTCTGACGAATATGAAAAACAATTTAAAACCAATAAAAAAGCCTGGAAATTTTTCGAGAATCAAGCTCCATCGTACAAAAAAGTTACCATTCATTGGATCATGAGCGCTAAACAGGCAAAAACACAACTTTCACGTTTAGAAAAAACAATCTCGGAGAGCGAAAATGAAAAAAGAGTATCTTAA
- a CDS encoding type VI secretion system Vgr family protein yields the protein MFQDHKPTQFSEPDYSDNFGSDLSEIQNNIPTEMVDERIQKANQKIAGAKSYSDTVQDHSDKFLSQNLQSNNSLLTENKVWSKQPTSKIHNALSISASQILGINRVVKLDLFVEGKQITHFKHFSLNQSTVRHHKFSITLAHDSLGSAENHNLEEAQNFLGKRLTVVFKYKDITEGPERNFVGVITEVGFSQEKGSLGNIVLNGFSPTILLDAAPHIQSFGGSQEISLNSIADRVIKEGLGNSKFDFRVDAQHGNVSYSCQYEETHYNYLARIAEAYGEQFFYDGEVLHFGKLPPQEKPVKLTYGSSVNDVKIMMKAQHVNPSFYGYNSSRNEKLTTGSSKINHTSDIAKRAYEISEKTFTTPSLRVAPIKASSFMDVDASQKGTAGSKASQVFVTSGVTTVPFLYPGCAADIEMRQQDTNQTSYFTKLLITEVNHEVDARGYYTGNFEAIAADCGYIPRPEFEVPKADPQFGKVTDNTDPLNQGRVKVQFDWQTGQDTSEFIRVMTPDAGSSEKVSKNRGFMAIPEVDDQVIINFVHQHPDRPFVMGGMFHGGIGGGGGAGNNVKSFSSKSGNIIQLNDGAGIEIRDRNGNHVTLSGTGDITTFVSNDNKEDIGNNHTTNVKTKTVINVGHDQSILTMDNAGNISLKSTNQIKLETGSSSITMDESGNIVIKGINITVEGQTTKIIGSTTTEIGKAGADAGIKIESDVTIKGGKIIEN from the coding sequence ATGTTTCAGGATCACAAGCCGACCCAATTTTCAGAACCGGATTATTCAGATAATTTTGGTTCAGATTTAAGTGAAATTCAGAATAACATTCCGACTGAAATGGTTGATGAAAGAATTCAGAAAGCAAATCAAAAAATTGCCGGCGCAAAGTCCTATTCAGATACCGTTCAGGATCATTCAGATAAATTTTTGAGCCAGAATCTACAATCTAATAATTCGTTGCTGACTGAAAACAAAGTCTGGTCAAAACAGCCAACATCCAAAATACATAATGCACTCTCAATTTCTGCAAGTCAGATTTTGGGAATTAACAGAGTGGTGAAACTCGATTTATTCGTTGAAGGGAAGCAGATTACACATTTTAAACATTTTAGCCTCAATCAAAGTACGGTAAGACATCACAAATTTAGCATTACTCTCGCTCATGATTCGCTGGGCTCCGCAGAAAACCATAATCTTGAAGAAGCTCAAAATTTTTTGGGAAAAAGACTGACGGTTGTTTTTAAATATAAAGACATCACTGAAGGTCCTGAAAGGAACTTTGTAGGTGTGATCACAGAAGTAGGCTTTAGTCAGGAAAAAGGAAGTCTCGGAAATATTGTTTTAAACGGATTCAGTCCGACTATTTTATTAGATGCAGCACCGCATATTCAGAGTTTTGGAGGATCGCAGGAGATTAGCTTAAACAGTATTGCTGACCGGGTGATCAAAGAAGGTTTGGGAAACAGCAAATTTGATTTCCGCGTAGATGCGCAGCATGGAAATGTATCATACAGCTGTCAGTACGAGGAAACTCACTATAACTATCTTGCAAGAATTGCGGAAGCTTACGGCGAGCAGTTTTTCTATGATGGTGAGGTTTTGCACTTTGGCAAACTTCCGCCGCAGGAAAAACCTGTAAAACTCACATACGGCAGCAGTGTAAATGATGTAAAAATAATGATGAAAGCTCAGCATGTAAACCCTAGTTTTTACGGTTACAACAGCAGTAGAAATGAGAAGCTGACGACTGGGAGTTCAAAAATTAATCATACTTCAGATATTGCTAAAAGAGCTTACGAAATTTCAGAAAAAACTTTTACAACACCATCTTTAAGGGTGGCTCCTATTAAAGCATCATCTTTTATGGATGTTGATGCATCTCAAAAAGGAACAGCCGGAAGCAAAGCCTCACAAGTCTTTGTGACTTCCGGGGTGACTACGGTTCCGTTTTTATATCCGGGATGTGCGGCCGATATAGAAATGAGACAGCAAGATACCAACCAAACTTCATACTTTACCAAACTATTGATTACCGAAGTTAATCATGAAGTAGACGCCAGAGGATATTACACAGGAAATTTTGAGGCTATTGCTGCAGATTGCGGTTACATACCGCGACCGGAATTTGAAGTACCAAAAGCTGATCCGCAATTTGGAAAAGTTACAGATAATACAGATCCTCTCAATCAAGGTAGAGTAAAGGTGCAGTTTGACTGGCAAACCGGTCAGGATACATCAGAATTTATCAGAGTAATGACTCCTGATGCGGGCAGCAGTGAGAAGGTGAGTAAAAATCGTGGTTTCATGGCTATTCCTGAAGTTGATGATCAGGTTATTATTAATTTTGTGCATCAACATCCGGATCGGCCTTTTGTGATGGGCGGAATGTTCCACGGTGGAATCGGCGGCGGCGGCGGAGCCGGGAATAATGTGAAAAGCTTCAGCAGTAAGAGTGGAAATATTATTCAGCTGAATGACGGAGCCGGAATTGAAATTAGAGACCGAAATGGAAATCATGTTACTTTAAGCGGAACCGGAGACATTACGACCTTTGTAAGTAACGATAATAAAGAAGATATCGGTAATAATCATACGACAAATGTGAAGACGAAAACGGTTATTAATGTAGGGCATGATCAAAGCATTCTTACAATGGATAACGCCGGGAACATAAGTTTAAAAAGTACGAACCAGATCAAATTGGAAACAGGCAGCAGTTCGATCACAATGGATGAAAGTGGAAATATTGTTATTAAAGGAATCAATATAACGGTAGAAGGTCAAACTACAAAAATAATTGGAAGTACGACAACAGAGATTGGTAAGGCAGGGGCAGATGCAGGGATAAAAATAGAATCAGATGTCACGATCAAAGGAGGAAAAATCATCGAAAATTAA
- a CDS encoding DUF4256 domain-containing protein: MSTKKQLSERESIELLDILQQRFEKNKTRHQNLNWTEIEEKLKANPSKLWSLNQMEISGGEPDVVDYDKKTDEFLFFDCSPESPKNRRSFCYDREALDSRKENKPQNDVLTYASEIGIEILDETQYRFLQTLGKFDLKTSSWIKTPKEIRELGGALFCDRRYDTIFVYHNGANSYYAARAFRGVLKV; encoded by the coding sequence ATGTCAACAAAAAAACAATTATCAGAAAGAGAGAGCATAGAACTTTTGGATATCCTTCAACAGCGTTTTGAGAAAAATAAAACCCGCCATCAAAATTTAAACTGGACTGAAATTGAAGAAAAACTAAAAGCGAATCCTTCAAAACTTTGGTCACTCAACCAAATGGAAATCTCCGGTGGCGAACCTGATGTTGTAGATTATGATAAAAAGACCGATGAATTTTTATTTTTCGACTGCTCTCCCGAAAGTCCTAAAAACAGAAGAAGTTTTTGCTACGATCGGGAAGCTCTAGACTCTAGAAAAGAAAACAAACCTCAAAACGATGTGTTGACCTACGCTTCAGAAATAGGTATAGAAATTCTTGATGAAACTCAATATCGATTTTTACAAACCTTAGGAAAGTTTGATCTCAAAACATCAAGCTGGATCAAAACACCCAAAGAAATAAGAGAACTTGGCGGTGCACTTTTCTGCGACCGGAGATACGATACTATTTTCGTCTATCACAATGGAGCCAATTCTTATTACGCAGCAAGAGCTTTTCGTGGAGTTTTGAAAGTTTAA